TAAGAAGCCCATTTTCTCCCGTGAGGGAGCCAATATTTCAGTAGTACGCGGAGAAGATGTGCAATCGCTTTCGGATGGGCCCTATGGAGAAGAGGGCTTTATCTATCAGGCTATGCATCCACTGCCGAAGTTTGGTCAGAGTTTTACCCTGGTGGGTAGCTGGCTAGTGGATGATATGGCTGCGGGTATTTCAATTCGCGAGGATAGTAATCTTATAACTCAGGATATGAGTCGCTACCTCCCGCATATTATCCTTTAAAATACTTGCCAGTGTAATTTCTCTGGCAAGTATTCGTGTAAGTGTGCCACTTTCTTAAAGTAAGTGGCTTTTTTGCTTTAAGACACAAGTTATTTTAGATATTCAAAGCTCTGTTGTTATCAGTTGCCCGCTTAAAATCAATTCCTCAATTTTGTTGCTGAGCCTATCGTAAGTAAAAGGTTTTTGGATACAGTCGAGAACCCCATCTTTGATAACTTCCTGGACTTTGCTATCGACACTAAACCCGGTTGAAAGCAATGCTTTCACCTCCGGGTTGATGCGCTGCAGAAAGGCGAATAGTTCCTGGCCATCCATTCCGGGCATAATCATATCGAGAATCACCAGGTCTACCTGTTCGTAATGCTGTCGGTAATAGGTGATCGCCTGTTCCGCCGAAGCGAAAGTGGTTACGCTGTGGCCATTCATTTCAAAGAGTGTTTTCGAATAGCTGCGGACAATGGCTTCATCGTCCACCACCATAATACGAAGTTGGCGTTTGACAGATTGCGGTACAGTTTGTTTTTGCTGTCTACTTACTTTTGCTTCGGCAATCGGCAGGTACAAATTAAAGGTGCTGCCCTCTCCCTCAATGCTATGGCATTGTATGGCCCCCTTATGCAAATGGATGGTGCCATGCACTGCGGCGAGACCCAGTCCGGCACCCCGACCGCATTCCTTAGTGGTGAAGAAAGGCTCAAAAATTCTGCGGCGCACTTCAGGGGGCATACCTGTACCATTATCGCGAATGGTGATTAACAGGTAATGACCAGGTTGCACTTCAAAATCTGCGATAGTAGTAATTTTTTCAAAGGTAATATTACTACTACTAAAACGCAGAGTGCCTCCACTCGGCATGGCATCCTTGGCGTTGATGCCGATATTTAATAATGCACTTTTCAACTGGGCTGGATCGCCGACTACATGAGGCCGGCCAGCTTCTAGTTGCTGTTCAACGCGAATACGCCGATCAATAGTGCGCTCAAGCATGGCACAGACATCGCGGGTGATTTCATGGGTATTGCAATCTTTTAGTTGATAGTTACCTTTGCGAGCAAAGGTAAGCAGCTGCTTAGTCAGCTCAGCGGCATGGCGGGCAGTAGTGAGTATATGATTGGTGTATTCGCTGATACGAGGATCTTCCGCTATCTGCTGGATAACCTCGGCATAACCACTGATTCCATGAATCATATTGTTGAAGTCGTGTGCGATGCCGCCGGCTAGCTCGCCAATAGCCTGCATTTTTTGCGCTTGACGCAACTCCTCCTCCAGCAAGCGCTGTTTGGTGATATCGGTTCCAATACTGAGTATGCCCGTTGGGCAGCCACTTTCATCTGAAAGGATTTTATTAGTCCAGGCGATCCAAACCCTCTTGCCAGACTTGGTGATGTTCTCGTTAATGTTGTAACGATGTTCTTGTGGGTTATCGCAAACATGTTGAATGAGTTGACGTAGATCCCGGCCGCTGGACTCGCAGGCGGGCACTATGGTGCCGATCAGATGCCGCCCAATAATTTCTGTTTCAGAGTAGTCAAAAAGTTGTTGAGCATACTCATTAAAAGAGGTGATTCGCCCGTGCCTGTCGCAGCGCATAATGATGGAATTCGCATGCTCAACCAGTTCGCGATAGCGCTCTTCACTTTTACGTAAAGCCTCATAGACTTGCTGGGAATCCCGGCTTTGGCTACTGGTGACATAAGTGGATGTGGGGAATACCGGCAAGCTGTTTTCCTTGATCACCTATTCTCCTCCGGAATAATTATTGAGTATTTTTTCACCAGAAACTGCATCATGTGGAAACAAAAAAGTATATAGGGAACCTGGGGCCTTTTAAGAGCTGGTTTGCAGTCTTTGCTGACATGCCGACATTTGTAAACCCTTTTGTAATTGTGTGTTTATTCAAATGTGATGGGTATCCACTTGCAGAGCAGATGAGTTTCTCGTTAATTCTTTGGGGCTTTTCTTCTCAGAAGCGAACTTTTCTTCTCTAAGTAGTGGCTAAGGTCAGACAAACTGATAGCATTCACCGCCATCTTCAAAACCATTGGATGAATAACTATGCAGCTGCATTCTCGAGTTTTCGGGCGCGGCATCGCGGCTTTGCTTTGTGCCTCGCTGTTGGTGTCTGCCTGCGGAGAGAAGAAAGCCGGGAGTGAGCAGAGATCTCTGGATTTTGCTCGCCTGGATGCTTTCCCTTCAACTTATTCTGTTGCTCAGTCCCGGCCAGTGCTGATTCAGGATGCCACTTTGCTTACTGGGACTGGGGAGCAATTAGAGAACACAGACCTTTTATTGAAAGGCGGAAAGATTGCAAAGATCGGTCAAGATCTTGAGGCTCCCAAGGACGCCCTGGTGGTCGATGGCAAAGGTAAGTGGGTGACCCCCGGAATTATCGATGTGCACTCTCACCTGGGAGATTATCCCGCCCCCTCTATTGAGTCCTCTCAGGATGGCAATGAGATGACATCCCCCAACACCGCGCAGGTATGGGCGGAACACTCTGTATGGACACAGGATCCCCAGTTCCCCTTAGCCCTGGCTGGCGGTGTGACAACATTGCAGATTCTACCGGGCTCTGCCAACTTGTTCGGTGGCCGCAGTGTAACCCTCAAAAATGTACCGGGTCGCAGCGTACAGGACATGAAATTTCCCGGTGCGCCCTACGGTCTGAAGATGGCCTGTGGCGAGAATCCGAAGCGTGTTTATGGTGGTAAAGGTACTTCCCCATCAACCCGTATGGGTAATGTAGCTGGCTACCGCAATGCCTGGATTGAGGCCAGCAATTATAAGAAGAAGTGGGAAGAATATGTAGAGAAGGGTGGAGATGAACCAGAGCGAGACCTGGGCCTAGAGACCCTGGCAGGCGTTCTGAACGGCGATATCCTGGTACATAATCACTGCTATCGCGGAGAGGAAATGGCGGTGATGATGGATGTCGCTAAGGAGTTCGATTTCCAGATCTCTACGTTCCACCACGCAGTAGAAGCATACAAAGTCGCCGACCTGCTGGCGGAGAACAATGTATGTGCTGCGATGTGGGCTGACTGGTGGGGCTTTAAGCACGAAGCCTTCGATATGACAGAGGCAAATATTGCTATCGTCGATCAGGCCAAGGCCTGTGCGATGATTCACTCGGATTCCGGTGTGGGCGTTCAGCACCTGAATGAAGAAGTTGCTAAAGCGATGACCGCAGGTCAGCGCGCAGGTTTCGATATTCAGCCAAAGGATGCTGTGACCTGGATGACCATGAACCCCGCTAAGGCACTGGGTATCGATAAGCAAACCGGCAGCCTCGAGATGGGTAAGATGGCCGATGTTGTTATTTGGTCTGGCAACCCGTTCAGTGTTTATACCCATGTTGATCAGGTCTTTATCGATGGGGAGCTGATGTACGATCGCTCCGATAAAAAGCGCCAACCGCGCAGTGATTTTGAGCTTGGTATTCTCAATGCAGAGGGAGAGCGACTGTGAAAAAAATAGCTGTATTCTATGCGCTGGCCCTGGGGGTTTTGACAGCAGGGGCTCAGGCGCAAAGTATCCTGATTAAGGGCGGCAAGGTACACACCCTAGCTGATATGGGTACACTGGAATCTGCCGATGTGCTGGTAGTGGACGGTAAAGTGGAGCAGGTGGCTCCCTCGCTGAATATACCTGCCGATCGGGTAATTGATGCGAAAGGCAAGGTGGTGACTCCTGGAGTTATTGCACCCATTTCTGAATTGGGGCTGGTGGAGATCAGCGCAGCCAGTGGCACCAACGACCATGCGGTAACTGGTGAGAGTATCGGCAGCGCCTTCAATCCTGTACCCGCATACAACCCCAAATCTACATTGATCCCTTTTAACCGGGCTGGTGGTGTTACCAGCGCCGTGGTGTTTCCAGCTATCAGTACTTGGGATAGCGCTGCGGTAGAGGCCCAGAGAGTGTTTGCCGGACGCGGCTTTGCTATCAAACTCAATGGTGAGTTCGATAGTGTCGAGGCGGAAGATGTTGCCCAGAAGGCTTATTTGGGTGAGGCCGGTGCTCAACTGGCCGGTGGTAGCCGTGCAAACGCCTATGCGAAAATTGAGAATGCCTTGAATGAGGCTAAGGAGTACCGGGACAATCGTGCAGCGATTCGTCTGGGAGAGTGGCGAGAGCTGAATTATAGTCTTGCGGATCTCGAGGCCTTACAGCCGGTGATTAATGGAACGGAACCGCTATTAATTACAGCCAATCGTGCCAGCGATATCCTTGCAGCTATTGAGTTGGCCAAGACTTACAGTGTAAAGCTGGTGTTGCTGGGGGCGGCTGAAGGTTGGATGGTGGCGGAGCAGCTGGCCCAAGCTCAGGTGCCTGTCGTGATTGATGCGATTAACAACCTGCCCATTTCTTTCTCCAGCCTTGGCGCCCGCCTGGATAATGCTGCTTTGTTAACCAAAGCTGGTGTGAAAGTTGCCATTAGTGGTCCCGACTACGCTTCTACCCACAATGTATACCTCTCACGTCAGTCTGCTGGTAATGCTGTTGCCCACGGGTTGTCCTACGAGGAGGCTCTGAAGTCTATCAGTACAAATGTGGCAGATATCTTTAGCCTTAGTGGCGGTACCCTGGAGAAAGGGGCCGATGCTGATATTGTAGTTTGGAGCGGTGATCCACTGGAAGTAACCAGCTACCCTGAACAGGTACTGATTGAGGGAGAGCCCCAATCTTTGGTTACTCGTTCAACCCGCCTGCGCGATCGTCATCTTAAGCCGAGCAAGGGGCACGAGTTTGGCTATCGCAATTAACTAGTGCTTAGTTTGTGAGCAAATGAAGAGCGGGCAAAGCCCGCTCTTTTTTTGTGTGACGAAAAATGAACAAAAAGGTCCAGCCACTTGTTTAGCATTGGTGTGGTGGGCTGTGTGGTGATAGGGATATATTTACATCTCGTATTAATAAGAAAAAGGAAAATGCCATGGTAAATATTACAGCGCTGTATGCCAGCCTCTGTGCAATCCTCATTATCTACTTGGCAGGCCGGGTCGTTCAGTTTCGTCGCACTAAGCGAGTAGGCATTGGCACTGGCGAGGATCGTCATAATGAGATTCGTGTGCGCGTGCACGCGAATGCGATTGAATATACCCCCATCGCATTATTGCTCTTGTTGCTTGCGGAGCTAGGGGGCTTATCTGCACTGTGGTTGCATGTCTTTGGAATCGCCTTTTTTCTATCCCGCATTTTCCACGCTTATGGCCTGACAGCGGGTAAGGGAGGTACCCATGCCGGACGCTTTTGGGGAACATTAATCAGTTGGCTGGTGATACTTATACTCGCAGTGATCAATATTGTGATATCGATAAGATCTCTGTAAAAGCGCTTGTAGCAGTAAAGAATTTTTTAGGCGATCTGGAACGATTAACGATCTTTATGCGGTGAGAGGCTTCAGCTAAATACTGAAGCCCAGCAAAAAAGCCCGGTTGAACCGGGCAGAGTACAGGGATGAAACTTTAAACTACTACCAGAAAATTTCTTCTGGTAGTTTTACTGGTTTGCAGCAAAGGGAGTAACGGTCTCGTCGGAGGACTCTTCACCGCTCTCATCTTCTTCCAACAGAACTTCTGGTTTGCCTTTGCAGGCTTTGGCCAGGGCATCGCGACGCTTGGCCAGCAACAGGCCGATCTCTTCGCTCACCTGCTCATCAATACCTTCAATACTGCGCTCAATGAGCGTGGTAATGTTGGCTGCAAGCTCCAGCATCTTATCGTGTTCTTCAGCATCTTTTTTGTTGTCGAACATTGCTCCGTCTCGATCGCATTTCCAAACAGCTACTACGGCCATGATATGCCTCCCAATTGCCTTTAAGACATTCCAGTTTGCTTGTATGGCTATACGGTAACTGTATAAATATTCAGTGTCAATGGTGGTTGGAACTGAAATGGCGGCTGTTTCGTTGCGCTCAAGAGAGTGGCTATTGCGATAATTCGTCTTTAGGAAGCTGTTGTAACTGTCATAATGCGCCACTGCAGCCGGATGTACTCCCCCCAGGCATCCAGGCTGCAACCTCCGCACTGTGCAGGCCCGTTTGCGGGCCTGTTTTTTTGGAGTGCCTAATCATCATTCTTACGGGGGAAAGTTTCGATTTTGGCACGCCTGTACGGAGATGGTGCTTAGGTCCTACCCACTAAATAGTGAATACCAAACGTGCGGCCAAGCCAATCAGGAGCAGACCAAACAGCTGCTGGATGCGGTGGCCGAGGTGCTTGCTAACCAGTTGACGTTTGCGGCTGGCATGAACTGCCAGGGCAACGATGCAATACCATAGTGTATCGACTCCTGAAACCATGGCAGCCATTCCGAGCTTGGTTGTGAGAGCCTGCTGCTCAGATACGAACTGGCTGAATAGGGCAGTAAAGAATACCGCGATCTTGGGATTAAAGAAGGCCACCCCGAAACCTTGTACGATCGAGCGGCGAACACTCATGTGGGGGGCTTCCAACTGGGTCGTTCCTGAGCCGGGAGCCGGGGCTCGGAAGGCCTTCCAGCCCAGGTATACCAACATGGCTGCACCGGCCCATTGCAGAATACTGAATAGTAGTGGAGAGCTGGTAATCAGTACTGCGAGGCCAAAGGCTGTCAGCGCAGCGTAAACGGCAACGCCCGCGCCGTGCGCAATTGCGCTGGCGAGGCCCTGCCGAAGACCGGAGGTGGAACAGCGCATTACGATAAGCAGGCTAGGGCCTGGTGACATTGCGCCTAGGGCACAGATACCTGCAAGTGATAACCATCCGAGTAAATCCATTATTTAAAGCCGCCCCCTTGTGCCAGCCAGTGCTTTTCTTCATCAGTGGAATTGCGGCCTAAGGCCGCATTGCGATGCGGATAGCGGCCAAACTGCTCGATAATCGCCTGGTGGGCCAGGGCGTATCGATAGTGGGTGGCGAGATAAGGGGCGATGGACTCATCATCCCCGTACTGCTTCTGCAACTGGGCGAAGTATGCCACGGAGCGCTGTTGGATAGCGGAGTTTTCACTGTGCTCAAGTGGCATGCCGACAAAAATCTGCTGAAATAGCCCAAGTTTTTGCTCATCTGCCCTCTGTAGAATCGACTCGGTGATATCGAGAGCCAGTGGGTCCCCCTCAAAGGCCAGAGGGTTACCGCGGTGGATATTGCGGGCGAATTGATCGCATAACAGCAACAGGGCCAGCTCGCCCTCCAGACTTTGGCGCCAGTGATCCAGCTTTCCCTCAAGGGCCATATTGGTGATTTCGGTAAAGTCTTCAGCCATTTGCTTGTCCAGCTTTGGGTCTGCCGAAAACCACCGCTTCTGCCGCTCAGGTGTAGGGCGGTAATTTAAAGCGGGATCACCAAACCAAAAGATCAGTATTTCCTTAATACCGGTCATCTACGAGCTCCCCAATGGTTACAGGCCGATTATTGCGACTTTTGTACTTATTGGTCCAGTAGCCATAGGAAGTAGTCCTTCTACAAAATGTTTAAAAAAATATTTTTGCGCCTGCATCCAAAATCGGTTCTGGCTCCGTCATAGAGGTGTGCAAGGAAAAGCGATCTGGAGGTCACAATGTTTACTGCGGGATCATTTAAGAAGGTACAATTTTGCGCCGTACTGATTTTGGCGCTTGGCGGCATGCAGGCCGGAGCGGCGGAGCTGGGATTCTCGGTGGATGATATTCATCGTCAGCTTACTGAGAAAACAGACCAGCACTTTATGCAAAAGCTCAATGAATGTAAGTCAGGCAGTGAGGTTGAAGGCAGCGGGCTTCCCTACCCGGTGCGGATTGCCGAGGAGAGAGCTCCCCAAGGCGCCACCCCCGGACCTTACAGCCGAGGCCGCATGACAGTGATGTAGCGTGCAGGGCTTCCCCGGGCCGACGGTTAAACAGTACAAGAAAGACAACGATTAGAGAGTAACTAATGAGAGCGAGAAATTCACAACCCCTGCGGGTAGCTACCTACTGGTTGGCGGCGCTGGCAGCTACTTTTGCCGCGATGGGCAGCTGGGCACAGGATGACAGCAGCACAATACCCAACCCGCCAAAGCCGCCGGCAATGGAAAGTGAGGGATCTAAGCCAGATACGCGTGTACGCATCATGCGTGATGAGGAGGGGGTGCTCACCATCAAAACCCAGGGAGAGGACGGCGAGCGCAGTGAGGTCCAGGTGGACTTGGGAGCTGAGTTCGGAGGCCCTCTGAGCCAGCGCATTATCGAGAAACTGGAGCGCAAGGGGATTCTCGATGAGCGGGGACAGGTGGCTGAAGAGGCGCTAGATAGTGTGCCAGACAATGTGCAGATTGGCCTGTCAAAAAAATATGGCTCTTCACATGAGGGTTGGGAAGAGTCTCAATCAGATTCTGGCTTCCACCAAGTGGTGACTTTACCAATTCTGGCCTTACTTTGTGTGTTCGGTATGCCGGTGTTGATCGTGTGGCTGGTAACTCGCAATAGCTACAGGAAGAAACAGCTGGTGATGGAAAATATCAATAACATGGTGGCCGATGGTCGGGATGTGCCGCCTGAGATGTTGGATATGCTGGAAGATAGCAGCCCTAAGAATACTGGGGACAGAGGGATTACTCTAATCGCAGTGGGTGCTGCAGTGTTTATCTGGCTCACTTCCCTTGCAGGATTTGGGGTAGGTAGTCTGGGCTTGATCCCACTGTTTATCGGCCTGGCCCGCTTTATCAACTGGAAGCTCGATACTAAGCAGGCGTAGGGACCGAAATATGGACCTCAATGATGAGGATTTGATCAGGCGCACCGTCAAAGACGGGGACCAGCGGGCATATGCCCAGCTGGTGCGTCGCTATCAATCCCAGCTGCGATTCTCGCTCCGCAAGCTGTGTGATGGCGATCAGGGCCTGGCCGATGATATGGCGCAAGAGGCCTTTATTAAGGCCTATAAGGCGCTGCCGGCATTTCGAGGAGATGCCCGCTTTAGCACCTGGTTGTACCGGATCGCCTACAATCTCGTCATGAGCCACAAACGCAAGAACGCCCCAGAAGTGGATCAGGAGGCGGTCGATCGGGCCCAGGCGGAAGAGTCGGTTGAAGAGTCTCAGCGCCTGGGGATGGCCCGGGACCTGAACTCCGCAATGGACTCTTTAAGCGATGCCCAACGCCAGGCGATACACTTGTGCATGCAGCGGGGCTTCTCCCATGAGGAAGCGGCAAGTATTATGAAGTTGCCGCTAGGTACGGTAAAATCCCATGTCAACCGCGCGCGAGCAAAGCTACAGAGCTTGTTGCAGCCGTGGCGCGAGGAGGTGGTCAATGGTTAACTTTGAACAGCGCAACACAAAGGGTGGCGCCTTGGGCGATTTAACTATAGAGGGCAAAGACCCACAATTTGATGCTTGGCTGGCAGAGCAGCTGCAGTTCGATGAGCCCTACCTGGACGATGACGGTTTCTGCGAGAGCGTCATGGCAAAATTGCCAATGCCCTCCAAGAAGAACGAACGTCGCGCCAGTCGCGTTCAATACATCGCTGTGCTGGCGGCTTCGGGTATTGTTGCCTGGCAATTTCCTTTTGGCGAAGTGCTTAACGAAGCCGCGCGCCAGTCTATCAGTCTTTATAGTTTGGTTGGTGTGGGAATGCTCTCCTCGTTGGTAGTGATGGCCGGCGGTATCTTTGCCGCTCGTCGCTGATCATCTTGTAGCGGGGAAGCACACCACACAAAATCTGTGCCGCCTCTAATGATGAATTAGAGGCGGACTATTATACCTTATACCCCCAGGCTTCTATGGGCTTGGAGATTCCTCTCTTCAAAAGCCCGATGTCTTTTATAACTTAAGGCCCCGATTTACTGAGCAGCGCTAATGCATTCAGCATTGAGTTGACTTGAACGCTATATTTTCTATGCACCTTGGTTGGCTGGTGTGGAGATATGGCGGTGCGCCACATGTCACGATTCTTCCAATTTGATAAAGCAGAAAATCGCTCGAACAGTATCACGAACTTCCTTGCCATCGAGAAGAGTGCCACCACACTTAATATGGCAGTGGGCAAAGCCTGTATAACGCTCTGCGGTAATATTCAATTCTTCTAATTCAAACAGTGATGGAGCCTTAAAAGGTGGCTGCCATTCATCAAAGCTCTCCATAGGCTTTACTGGCCATTTTTCTTAAATTTTATGTTGGCTGGCATGGATGAATTAGGTTGGAACTTGTGGCTCTTAATAGGCAGCAAGCGAAAGCTATAATTTTTCTCTGAATGGAAATTCTAGATTACATCTTTAAGAATTCTCACTATTGAAAGCTATAGCTTTATCAGGTTGCAGTGTATTATTGAGTCTTTATATTTAAATAAATTGCTCAGTACTATGTGTGATAAATAGGATTCTTGTGGCGGGTGACGGTATGTGTTTTCCGTGAGATTATTCTGTCAGGAATATAATTGACTCGCTTTATTCGCAGAGACATGGGCTTGGATCTTGGAGGCGGGCTCTGATAGCTATCCGATTCGCGCTGCTGACTTTAATTAATTATCAAGTATATATTCCAGTAGCCGCTGGATTGCGGACTTGTCAAGACAAGTCCGCTTTTTAGATTCACTCAAATGGTTTTAGGCGCTCCATAAGAAGCTTGCGGATATCTTTCATTGATTTTTCTGCAGTATCACCAGCGGAGTTCATCGCGATTAGAAAAATTATGTTGTGCTTTGGCATGATACGTGCGTCAGTGAGCCAATAGCCGTTACTACCGGTGTGTGTAAGCAGCAATAACTCTGGATCGTACAATGCCCCCCAGCCCAGTGCGTAATGACCATTTACGGGTGAGTGTAGTTTGCGATAGGTTTCGGACTTCAATAATTTACCGCGGCCGTGTACGCCATTGAGTTGGTCCTCTGCGAAGAGAATCCAATCTTTAAGAGAAATATTGATTGTGCCGGCAGGGCCGAGCGCTTGAGGATTATCACTTTGTATGTCGGCGGGATCGAGTGGTACGAGCTTGCCCCACCAGGTTTTTTTATGACCACGCGGTTGGTCCAACTTGCCAGAGGATCCGGGCGCTGCAAATCCTGCATTCTTTATGCCGAGCGGAGTAAAGATCTGTTCCTTGATGAGATCCTCCCAAGTCTTGCCTGTTCGTGCCTCGGCGATGGCACCCGCGATAATGTAACCGAGATTGGAGTATTTAAATGAACCAGTTGCGGATGTAGGTGGCATTGCAAGGTAACTGCGTGCAACCGCAATACGTTGCGCCCGAATACTGGGTACTGACTCGATTAAATCTTCAAATTGAGGAAGTTCATTATCGTCGGTCAGAGGTGGTAAACCTGCGGTATGACTGAGCAATTGCGTGATCGTAATGTTGCGGTAAGCGGGGTCCATATTTTTTGCGAAAGCCGGAAAAGAATCAGCGAGTGTATCCTCAAATCGCATGATACCTTGCTCAACTAAGCGTGCGATCATTGTTGCAGTTAGCGCCTTGGTATTCGATCCAATATGCCAACGATCGTCGATAGTGACTGGTTCCATATGACTATGCGCACGAAAACCGTCTGCAGCTATAGCAGCAGTCTTGCCATCGATTTGAATCAGCGCGGCGACGGCAGGAAGATCGTTTTTGTCACGTGCTGTGGTAAGTGTCTGTTCGAGAAATGTCTGCAACGCTTCGTCCGCACGTACAGCAACGGTTACTGCTAAGAGTGCAGTTGTAAGAAAAATCTTTGACAGAATTTTTGTGTGCCGACTATGCATCATGATAAGCCTGTATTAAAAGTAACATGAAAACTGAGTCAGATCTTAGTTACCGCTAAAAGTGGTACGAAATTTCGAGGTTATTGGCGTACTACTTCGATTTCTGACTAGATCGTTTTGTTTAAGTTCCTAAAAAGCATGTAATTGTGAGGGGGAAATCCTATGCAGAAAATTTCTGGCGGTAATTTATACAGTAATGATGATGTTAATAACCTCCAATACCAAGAAGCTGCTTGTGCATAGCTTGTAAAAGAAGTTGAGAGTATAAATAGGATAAAAAGCATTTAATAGAGTTTCTATTAAAAATAATATCAAATAATTTATTTAAGTCATGCGTTTATAAGGTTATTAGAAATAGTAAGTTGTGATGGTCTGCTATATCTAAATCAAATAAGCCGCAGTAGTAAATACCTGCGTACAACTTTAAGAATCTTCTAGAGTTTTTCTTCTTGATAGATTTTGAGAGTGAGGAAGCCGGATGTTTGTAAAAGCCAGCTGCCCGAAGGCAGCACTATGAAGTAATTGCTCAGCCTAAGCCCAGTTCTTGCTCAATTTGGGCTTTGCGCCAAACGGAATAGTGAGAAGGGAGTTTTGCTTCTTTGGTGTTATCAGCAATGATGGCACGTTTCATACTGGGCCAGGATAAAACGGCTAAAATTTTCGGAGCGATCACCTGAAAGACCTTGGGCGGCCCCATCAAAGTTTTCAGTTTCTGGATCAGCGGAAGCCAAGAGGCGGGAACTACTTGCTCGGCGATTGCCCAGGATGCTTGGGGTTCACTACCCAACTGTTTGGTAAGGGATTCGTAGCGCAGGGTTGCTGCACGCAGCGCTGCTTGAGGGGGTGCCACTAATACAGTACGAGCTCTCCGCTCGGCGCAAAGAAGGCAAATTTCTCTGGGGAGACTACTGAGTTCAGCCAGCTTAGGGTTAATCGCCCAGCCGTTGGCATTAATATGGCACTGACAAATTGAGCAGGAATACCTCGGGGGTTCAGTGGTGAATAGTGCAGTCACTTTTTGTGGGCGTTCACCGTTGCGCCAGAAGAGTGGGTATTTTTCAAAAATTGCACCGGCAAAGTATCGTGCGTAAATTAACCAATCGATAGCGGTAACATTACCAAAGCGGTCTTTGTGCAGTAAATCTGGAATATCCAAACTATAAAGGTGGCGCAAGCAGTGCGGACAAGGCTTTAGGTTGTCTCGCGGAAAGGATTTTTGTACGGCGGCGAAGTCGCTGCTCGCCCAGAGGGGCCCTTGGTAATTACTTACCGAAGGGCATTTGGGAGAAATATGGACCTGCCCAAAAGAATCTTCCTGTGTTGAGGGTGAATACTCAAGACCAAATACAAATACTGGGATGCCCCGGTAGCGCCAACCGCAAGAAAGTATATCGAGGTCTGAATAGTCCAGCTGAATACCTAAACGAATGGCGCTCGCCAAGCTATTTCGACTCGGCTTGCAAATAGTTTCGGGATTGAGAAGATTTTGAGGGCTTTGCCTTTGACGCTTATGAATAGGCCGCAAGTCGGTTAGTTTCACAGGGCCTCCTCAAGAATCTGCAAAATGTGGCTTTCAGAGTC
The DNA window shown above is from Microbulbifer variabilis and carries:
- a CDS encoding DUF6249 domain-containing protein, whose translation is MRARNSQPLRVATYWLAALAATFAAMGSWAQDDSSTIPNPPKPPAMESEGSKPDTRVRIMRDEEGVLTIKTQGEDGERSEVQVDLGAEFGGPLSQRIIEKLERKGILDERGQVAEEALDSVPDNVQIGLSKKYGSSHEGWEESQSDSGFHQVVTLPILALLCVFGMPVLIVWLVTRNSYRKKQLVMENINNMVADGRDVPPEMLDMLEDSSPKNTGDRGITLIAVGAAVFIWLTSLAGFGVGSLGLIPLFIGLARFINWKLDTKQA
- a CDS encoding sigma-70 family RNA polymerase sigma factor; the encoded protein is MDLNDEDLIRRTVKDGDQRAYAQLVRRYQSQLRFSLRKLCDGDQGLADDMAQEAFIKAYKALPAFRGDARFSTWLYRIAYNLVMSHKRKNAPEVDQEAVDRAQAEESVEESQRLGMARDLNSAMDSLSDAQRQAIHLCMQRGFSHEEAASIMKLPLGTVKSHVNRARAKLQSLLQPWREEVVNG
- a CDS encoding serine hydrolase domain-containing protein, with product MMHSRHTKILSKIFLTTALLAVTVAVRADEALQTFLEQTLTTARDKNDLPAVAALIQIDGKTAAIAADGFRAHSHMEPVTIDDRWHIGSNTKALTATMIARLVEQGIMRFEDTLADSFPAFAKNMDPAYRNITITQLLSHTAGLPPLTDDNELPQFEDLIESVPSIRAQRIAVARSYLAMPPTSATGSFKYSNLGYIIAGAIAEARTGKTWEDLIKEQIFTPLGIKNAGFAAPGSSGKLDQPRGHKKTWWGKLVPLDPADIQSDNPQALGPAGTINISLKDWILFAEDQLNGVHGRGKLLKSETYRKLHSPVNGHYALGWGALYDPELLLLTHTGSNGYWLTDARIMPKHNIIFLIAMNSAGDTAEKSMKDIRKLLMERLKPFE